The Quercus robur chromosome 7, dhQueRobu3.1, whole genome shotgun sequence genome has a segment encoding these proteins:
- the LOC126692060 gene encoding trihelix transcription factor PTL: protein MEMEDQYNIADLRQLMNGPRSHFPAIPEPQDLFSAHQHRSLTPTSQQHYDMLMLNRHHHQHQQVPPELLPRGLHDFRADSTSTQAAITTVAATNTATSTPSLSGLDADTGCLGGDAGTGRWPRQETLTLLEIRSRLDPKFKEANQKGPLWDEVSRIMSEEHGYQRSGKKCREKFENLYKYYKKTKEGKAGRQDGKHYRFFRQLEALYGETSNTNSVPESHFAGHGLRFHTIGQNITQANQDGFQSQKHCDSLSLSNSSEYGTSSSDDNDLSTAAAMVENDSGEKRRKRRGRSWKGKIKDFIDSQMRNLIEKQEAWLEKLMNTLEQKEQERMLKEEEWRKEEAARIEREHKFWAKERSWIEARDAALMEALQKLTGSEVKASSSEALMAAEIQNQSENQNEDGSEILNNNGKGESWPESEIMRLMQFRNGMELRFRQSVCSEEALWEEIAGKMACLGYDRSALMYKDKWERINNCQRRSKEGYKKRKENSRSCGYFQNNESSLYNQGGAYCEMNEQEPETVRLQGNNDGSSPSNSNAGNSVHESCFPFLMADGENLWENYGLKLNKSNHNQ from the exons ATGGAAATGGAAGATCAGTATAACATAGCCGATCTAAGGCAACTCATGAATGGTCCTAGGTCTCATTTCCCAGCTATCCCTGAACCCCAAGACCTTTTCTCAGCTCACCAACACCGAAGCCTCACACCCACTTCTCAACAACACTACGATATGCTGATGTTGaatcgtcatcatcatcaacatcaacaagTACCTCCGGAGCTTTTGCCTCGTGGCCTCCACGACTTTCGTGCTGATTCTACTTCTACTCAAGCTGCCATTACAACTGTCGCCGCCACTAATACTGCTACTTCAACTCCATCGCTCAGTGGGTTAGACGCTGATACTGGTTGCTTAGGAGGCGACGCCGGCACCGGAAGATGGCCTAGACAAGAGACTCTAACTCTTCTTGAGATCAGATCTCGACTTGATCCTAAGTTCAAAGAGGCTAATCAAAAGGGTCCCTTATGGGATGAAGTTTCTAg gatCATGTCTGAAGAACATGGATACCAAAGAAGCGGGAAGAAATGCCGAGAGAAGTTTGAAAACTTGTACAAATAttacaagaaaacaaaggaaGGCAAGGCTGGAAGACAAGATGGTAAGCACTACAGGTTCTTTCGACAACTCGAAGCTCTCTATGGAGAAACCAGCAATACAAACTCAGTCCCAGAAAGCCATTTTGCGGGACACGGTCTTCGATTTCATACCATAGGCCAGAATATCACTCAAGCAAATCAAGATGGCTTTCAATCTCAAAAGCATTGTGATAGTCTTAGCCTATCTAATTCCTCTGAGTATGGTACTTCTTCCTCCGATGATAATGATCTCAGCACCGCGGCGGCGATGGTGGAGAATGACTCGGGGGAGAagaggaggaaaagaagaggaagaagctGGAAGGGAAAGATAAAGGACTTCATTGATTCCCAAATGAGAAATTTGATAGAGAAACAAGAGGCATGGTTGGAGAAGCTGATGAATACCCTTGAACAGAAAGAACAAGAGAGGAtgttaaaagaagaagaatggaggAAAGAAGAGGCAGCGAGGATAGAAAGGGAGCACAAGTTTTGGGCTAAAGAGAGATCTTGGATTGAAGCTAGAGATGCAGCTTTGATGGAGGCATTGCAGAAGCTAACAGGAAGTGAAGTAAAAGCTTCATCTTCTGAGGCTCTAATGGCTgctgaaattcaaaaccaaagtgAAAACCAGAATGAGGATGGAAGtgaaatactaaataataatggGAAAGGTGAAAGCTGGCCTGAGTCTGAGATTATGAGGCTAATGCAATtcaggaatggaatggaattaaggttcaggcaaagtgtttgttcagAAGAGGCTTTGTGGGAAGAAATAGCAGGAAAGATGGCTTGTTTGGGATATGATAGGAGTGCTTTAATGTACAAAGACAAATGGGAACGCATTAATAATTGTCAGAGAAGAAGCAAGGAAGGTTACAAGAAGCGCAAAGAGAATTCAAGAAGCTGTGGCTACTTTCAGAATAATGAGTCTTCCCTATACAATCAAGGTGGGGCTTATTGTGAAATGAATGAACAAGAGCCAGAGACTGTGAGACTACAAGGAAATAATGATGGTTCTTCCCCTTCTAATTCCAATGCTGGGAATTCTGTGCATGAGAGTTGCTTTCCCTTCTTGATGGCTGATGGGGAAAACTTGTGGGAAAATTATGGTTTGAAACTCAACAAAAGCAATCACAAccagtaa